One stretch of Punica granatum isolate Tunisia-2019 chromosome 5, ASM765513v2, whole genome shotgun sequence DNA includes these proteins:
- the LOC116208288 gene encoding putative deoxyribonuclease TATDN1 isoform X2, with protein MATVRMIDIAVNFTDGMFKGIYNGKQCHAPDIVTVLNRAWTAGVERIIVTGGSLEESREALAIAETDGRLYCTVGVHPTRCKEFEDSGDPENHFQALLLLAKEGKRKGKVVAVGECGLDYDRLHFCPAEIQKKYFEKQFELAYATKLPMFLHMRAAAEDFCEIVERNKDRFCAGVAHSFTGTSEERDKLLSFENMYIGVNGCSLKTAENIDVVKGLPLERVMIETDSPYCEVKSTHAGIGHVKTVWPSKKKERYDQESIVKGRNEPCLVRQVLEVVAGCKGIEDINQLGNTLYHNTCRVFFPQDLDTAADALLAGSPTQPTK; from the exons ATGGCGACTGTACGGATGATAG ATATAGCAGTCAACTTCACGG ATGGGATGTTCAAGGGAATCTATAATGGCAAGCAGTGCCATGCTCCCGACATTGTTACGGTCTTGAACAGAGCTTGGACTGCTGGCGTTGAGCGCATCATT GTGACTGGTGGATCGCTGGAGGAATCACGGGAAGCTCTTGCAATTGCAGAAACTGATG GGAGACTTTATTGTACGGTTGGAGTGCACCCAACCAGATGCAAG GAATTTGAAGATAGTGGGGATCCAGAAAACCATTTCCAGGCACTACTCTTGTTGGCTAAAGAGGGAAAACGAAAGGGAAAA GTGGTGGCAGTTGGTGAATGTGGATTAGACTATGACAGACTCCACTTTTGCCCTGCTGAGATTCAAAAGAA GTACTTTGAGAAGCAGTTTGAATTAGCATATGCGACGAAGCTCCCAATGTTTCTTCATATGCGTGCAGCTGCTGAAGACTTCTGCGAAATCGTCGAGAGAAACAAGGACAG GTTCTGTGCGGGGGTGGCGCATTCATTCACTGGGACTTCAGAAGAACGTGATAAGCTTCTTTCATTTGAAAATATGTACATAG GTGTCAATGGTTGTTCTCTGAAGACTGCAGAGAATATTGATGTTGTAAAGGGTCTGCCTTTGGAGAGAGTGATGATTGAAACAGATTCTCCCTATTGTGAAGTCAAGAGCACCCATGCAGGTATTGGTCATGTTAAGACCGTCTGGCCTTccaagaagaaagagaggTATGATCAGGAGAGCATAGTCAAAGGTCGGAATGAACCTTGTTTAGTTCG GCAAGTTCTTGAGGTGGTTGCTGGTTGTAAAGGTATCGAAGACATAAATCAACTCGGTAACACTTTGTACCATAACACATGCAG GGTTTTCTTTCCTCAAGACTTGGATACTGCAGCGGATGCTCTTCTAGCAGGAAGTCCAACCCAGCCAACCAAATGA
- the LOC116208287 gene encoding RNA-binding protein CP33, chloroplastic: MSASLMSLTSPPSAPSSISTKLSFIPFSIPFPSSSQHRPAPNRSYSLSLKSQPAIVASLSLLSLPKHRLFSAAFDGFEAEGGDSTDVSGEESPETEEYGSQVEDSQEEEGQKVSGSGEYGRLYVGNLPYSMTSSQLLEVFQEAGRVVNVEVVYDRVTDRSRGFAFVTMGSIEEANEAIRMFDGSQVGGRTVKVNFPEVPRGGEREVMGPKIRSSNRGFVDSPHKIYAGNLGWGLTSQGLRDAFADQPGLLSTKVIYDRNSGRSRGFGFISFESAEAVESALNAMNGVEVEGRPLRLNLAAERASSPPPVQSNAESSPEGSELASSITA, encoded by the exons ATGTCCGCATCACTCATGTCCCTGACCTCACCGCCCTCTGCTCCCTCTTCTATCTCCACCAAGCTCTCCTTCATCCCCTTCTCGATCCCCTTCCCTTCTTCCAGCCAGCACCGCCCAGCACCCAACAGGTCCTACTCCCTCTCGCTCAAGTCCCAGCCCGCCATTGTTGCCTCCCTCAGCCTCCTCTCCCTTCCGAAGCACCGCTTGTTCTCTGCCGCGTTCGATGGCTTTGAGGCCGAGGGTGGTGACAGCACGGATGTCTCCGGGGAGGAAAGCCCAGAAACAGAGGAGTACGGGAGCCAGGTAGAAGATAGCCAGGAAGAAGAGGGGCAGAAGGTGTCAGGGTCCGGCGAGTACGGGAGGCTGTATGTCGGGAATTTGCCGTATTCTATGACCTCTTCGCAGCTCCTAGAGGTTTTTCAAGAGGCTGGTCGTGTTGTAAATGTGGAG GTTGTGTACGACAGAGTCACCGACAGGAGCAGAGGTTTTGCATTTGTTACCATGGGGAGCATAGAAGAGGCTAACGAGGCGATCCGAATGTTCGATGGATCG CAAGTTGGAGGCAGAACAGTTAAGGTAAACTTCCCGGAAGTGCCGAGAGGAGGCGAGAGAGAAGTAATGGGCCCGAAGATCAGAAGCAGCAATCGTGGCTTCGTGGACAGCCCACACAAGATCTATGCAGGGAACCTCGGGTGGGGTTTGACCTCACAGGGCCTTAGAGATGCATTTGCAGACCAACCGGGGCTTTTGAGCACAAAAGTCATCTATGACAGGAACTCAGGAAGGTCACGAGGATTTGGCTTCATATCCTTCGAGTCTGCAGAGGCTGTGGAGTCAGCTTTAAATGCGATGAATGGAGTG GAGGTGGAAGGGAGGCCTTTACGGTTGAATTTAGCGGCGGAAAGAGCAtcatctcctcctcctgtACAAAGCAATGCTGAGAGCAGCCCTGAGGGCTCCGAGTTGGCGTCAAGTATCACCGCCTGA
- the LOC116208289 gene encoding syntaxin-121-like: MNDLFSGSFSRFRSEHSPAHPVSGDLEMSQPGGGGAGVYLDKFFEDVESIKEELRELETVQGELQSSHEKSKTLHDAKAVRELRARMDSDVGSALRKAKVVKVRLEALDRSNASNRSLPGCGPGSSSERTRTSVVNGLRKKLKDSMEGFNHLRQQIAAEYRETVQRRYFTVTGENPDERTLDLLISTGESETFLQKAIQEQGRGQIIDTIQEIQERHDAVNEIEKNLKELHQVFLDMAVMVHSQGEQLDDIESQVARAHSIVQHGTESLQDARTYQKSSRKWTCYAIILLLVIILLVVLFVIVTR; the protein is encoded by the exons ATGAACGACCTCTTCTCTGGCTCCTTCTCCCGCTTCCGGAGCGAGCACTCCCCGGCCCACCCCGTCTCCGGGGACCTCGAGATGTCCCAGCCAGGCGGGGGCGGTGCCGGAGTCTACCTTGACAAGTTCTTCGAAGACGTTGAGTCCATCAAGGAGGAGCTCCGGGAGCTCGAGACCGTCCAGGGGGAGCTCCAGTCTTCCCACGAGAAGAGCAAGACCCTCCACGATGCTAAGGCCGTCAGGGAACTGAGGGCGAGGATGGACTCCGACGTGGGGTCTGCGCTTAGGAAGGCCAAGGTGGTCAAGGTGAGGCTGGAGGCTCTGGACAGGTCCAACGCTTCAAACCGGAGCCTTCCTGGTTGCGGCCCCGGGTCGTCGTCGGAAAGGACGAGGACTTCTGTGGTGAATGGCCTGAGGAAGAAGCTGAAGGATTCCATGGAGGGGTTCAACCACCTGAGGCAGCAGATTGCGGCGGAGTATAGGGAGACGGTGCAGCGGCGCTACTTCACCGTCACCGGAGAGAACCCCGACGAGCGGACTCTTGACCTCCTCATCTCCACCG GCGAGAGCGAGACCTTCCTTCAGAAGGCCATCCAGGAACAAGGCCGGGGTCAGATTATCGACACGATCCAAGAAATCCAGGAGAGGCATGATGCCGTGAATGAGATCGAGAAGAACCTAAAGGAGCTCCACCAGGTCTTCCTGGACATGGCGGTCATGGTGCATTCCCAGGGCGAGCAATTGGACGACATTGAGAGCCAGGTCGCGAGAGCTCACTCCATAGTCCAGCATGGTACCGAGAGCTTGCAGGATGCGCGGACTTACCAGAAGAGCAGCCGCAAGTGGACATGCTACGCGATCATATTACTCCTGGTCATTATTTTGTTGGTAGTCCTCTTCGTCATTGTAACTAGATAA
- the LOC116208288 gene encoding putative deoxyribonuclease TATDN1 isoform X4: MATVRMIDIAVNFTDGMFKGIYNGKQCHAPDIVTVLNRAWTAGVERIIVTGGSLEESREALAIAETDGRLYCTVGVHPTRCKEFEDSGDPENHFQALLLLAKEGKRKGKVVAVGECGLDYDRLHFCPAEIQKKYFEKQFELAYATKLPMFLHMRAAAEDFCEIVERNKDRFCAGVAHSFTGTSEERVNGCSLKTAENIDVVKGLPLERVMIETDSPYCEVKSTHAGIGHVKTVWPSKKKERYDQESIVKGRNEPCLVRQVLEVVAGCKGIEDINQLGNTLYHNTCRVFFPQDLDTAADALLAGSPTQPTK, translated from the exons ATGGCGACTGTACGGATGATAG ATATAGCAGTCAACTTCACGG ATGGGATGTTCAAGGGAATCTATAATGGCAAGCAGTGCCATGCTCCCGACATTGTTACGGTCTTGAACAGAGCTTGGACTGCTGGCGTTGAGCGCATCATT GTGACTGGTGGATCGCTGGAGGAATCACGGGAAGCTCTTGCAATTGCAGAAACTGATG GGAGACTTTATTGTACGGTTGGAGTGCACCCAACCAGATGCAAG GAATTTGAAGATAGTGGGGATCCAGAAAACCATTTCCAGGCACTACTCTTGTTGGCTAAAGAGGGAAAACGAAAGGGAAAA GTGGTGGCAGTTGGTGAATGTGGATTAGACTATGACAGACTCCACTTTTGCCCTGCTGAGATTCAAAAGAA GTACTTTGAGAAGCAGTTTGAATTAGCATATGCGACGAAGCTCCCAATGTTTCTTCATATGCGTGCAGCTGCTGAAGACTTCTGCGAAATCGTCGAGAGAAACAAGGACAG GTTCTGTGCGGGGGTGGCGCATTCATTCACTGGGACTTCAGAAGAAC GTGTCAATGGTTGTTCTCTGAAGACTGCAGAGAATATTGATGTTGTAAAGGGTCTGCCTTTGGAGAGAGTGATGATTGAAACAGATTCTCCCTATTGTGAAGTCAAGAGCACCCATGCAGGTATTGGTCATGTTAAGACCGTCTGGCCTTccaagaagaaagagaggTATGATCAGGAGAGCATAGTCAAAGGTCGGAATGAACCTTGTTTAGTTCG GCAAGTTCTTGAGGTGGTTGCTGGTTGTAAAGGTATCGAAGACATAAATCAACTCGGTAACACTTTGTACCATAACACATGCAG GGTTTTCTTTCCTCAAGACTTGGATACTGCAGCGGATGCTCTTCTAGCAGGAAGTCCAACCCAGCCAACCAAATGA
- the LOC116209538 gene encoding nuclear transcription factor Y subunit A-10-like yields the protein MTTEAVYFKEHEGIMHNSAGQLSSPLAPGLWWGAGYGAQSFQSNSSQLERTGCGDHFAASKQAEQGTKQSADKGSVTQSIFSGDGLKSHAALPEYCSRFEPGFSQPMICAKYPYVDPCYGVLSAHGPQLSGRIMLPLDLGTNDVPIFVNPKQYHAIMKSRERRAKAELKNKQNRVRKPYMHESRHLHAMRRPRGCGGRFLNTKNLPSCKGEADLEKDFKPPERPTGSQGSEVLQSDSGTLSSPRGANGSITSLSGSTEVTSNTYAREDLGRLSMNFLRPPLHFLPLNGMIDTGHSIVKPSTWVTAADDCRDL from the exons ATGACTACGGAAGCTGTCTACTTTAAGGAACATGAAGGGATTATGCACAATTCAGCTGGGCAGCTTTCTTCCCCTCTGGCTCCGGGCCTTTGGTGGGGTGCTGGCTATGGAGCTCAGTCATTTCAATCGAACTCTTCTCAGCTGGAACGAACTGGGTGTGGGGACCACTTTGCTGCTTCGAAGCAAGCGGAGCAAGGCACGAAACAGAGTGCCGATAAAGGAAGTGTAACTCAGTCCATCTTTTCTG GGGATGGTCTGAAATCTCATGCAGCTCTTCCGGAATATTGCTCTCGTTTCGAGccgggatttagtcagccAATG ATATGTGCAAAGTATCCCTATGTGGATCCATGTTATGGAGTCCTCTCAGCTCACGGACCTCAACTGTCG GGCCGAATCATGCTACCCCTGGATCTTGGGACCAACGATGTCCCGATATTTGTGAATCCCAAGCAGTACCACGCTATCATGAAGAGTCGGGAGCGTCGTGCAAAGGCTGAGCTTAAGAACAAACAAAATCGAGTTCGGAAG CCTTATATGCATGAATCGCGTCATCTTCATGCTATGCGTCGGCCACGGGGCTGCGGCGGCCGCTTTCTGAACACAAAGAATCTGCCCAGTTGTAAAGGAGAAGCCGACCTTGAAAAGGACTTCAAACCGCCTGAGCGGCCCACGGGCTCTCAGGGGTCCGAAGTCCTCCAGTCTGACAGTGGGACGCTGAGCTCGCCCAGAGGAGCAAATGGTTCCATCACAAGCCTCTCAGGATCCACTGAGGTCACCAGCAATACTTATGCTCGGGAAGATCTTGGCAGGCTCTCGATGAATTTCCTCCGTCCACCTCTCCACTTTCTCCCACTTAACGGCATGATCGATACCGGTCACAGTATCGTGAAGCCTAGCACTTGGGTCACGGCAGCTGATGACTGCCGTGACCTCTAA
- the LOC116208288 gene encoding putative deoxyribonuclease TATDN1 isoform X1, with translation MATVRMIDIAVNFTDGMFKGIYNGKQCHAPDIVTVLNRAWTAGVERIIVTGGSLEESREALAIAETDGRLYCTVGVHPTRCKEFEDSGDPENHFQALLLLAKEGKRKGKVVAVGECGLDYDRLHFCPAEIQKKYFEKQFELAYATKLPMFLHMRAAAEDFCEIVERNKDRFCAGVAHSFTGTSEERDKLLSFENMYIAGVNGCSLKTAENIDVVKGLPLERVMIETDSPYCEVKSTHAGIGHVKTVWPSKKKERYDQESIVKGRNEPCLVRQVLEVVAGCKGIEDINQLGNTLYHNTCRVFFPQDLDTAADALLAGSPTQPTK, from the exons ATGGCGACTGTACGGATGATAG ATATAGCAGTCAACTTCACGG ATGGGATGTTCAAGGGAATCTATAATGGCAAGCAGTGCCATGCTCCCGACATTGTTACGGTCTTGAACAGAGCTTGGACTGCTGGCGTTGAGCGCATCATT GTGACTGGTGGATCGCTGGAGGAATCACGGGAAGCTCTTGCAATTGCAGAAACTGATG GGAGACTTTATTGTACGGTTGGAGTGCACCCAACCAGATGCAAG GAATTTGAAGATAGTGGGGATCCAGAAAACCATTTCCAGGCACTACTCTTGTTGGCTAAAGAGGGAAAACGAAAGGGAAAA GTGGTGGCAGTTGGTGAATGTGGATTAGACTATGACAGACTCCACTTTTGCCCTGCTGAGATTCAAAAGAA GTACTTTGAGAAGCAGTTTGAATTAGCATATGCGACGAAGCTCCCAATGTTTCTTCATATGCGTGCAGCTGCTGAAGACTTCTGCGAAATCGTCGAGAGAAACAAGGACAG GTTCTGTGCGGGGGTGGCGCATTCATTCACTGGGACTTCAGAAGAACGTGATAAGCTTCTTTCATTTGAAAATATGTACATAG CAGGTGTCAATGGTTGTTCTCTGAAGACTGCAGAGAATATTGATGTTGTAAAGGGTCTGCCTTTGGAGAGAGTGATGATTGAAACAGATTCTCCCTATTGTGAAGTCAAGAGCACCCATGCAGGTATTGGTCATGTTAAGACCGTCTGGCCTTccaagaagaaagagaggTATGATCAGGAGAGCATAGTCAAAGGTCGGAATGAACCTTGTTTAGTTCG GCAAGTTCTTGAGGTGGTTGCTGGTTGTAAAGGTATCGAAGACATAAATCAACTCGGTAACACTTTGTACCATAACACATGCAG GGTTTTCTTTCCTCAAGACTTGGATACTGCAGCGGATGCTCTTCTAGCAGGAAGTCCAACCCAGCCAACCAAATGA
- the LOC116208288 gene encoding putative deoxyribonuclease TATDN1 isoform X3 → MATVRMIDIAVNFTDGMFKGIYNGKQCHAPDIVTVLNRAWTAGVERIIVTGGSLEESREALAIAETDGRLYCTVGVHPTRCKEFEDSGDPENHFQALLLLAKEGKRKGKVVAVGECGLDYDRLHFCPAEIQKKYFEKQFELAYATKLPMFLHMRAAAEDFCEIVERNKDRFCAGVAHSFTGTSEEPGVNGCSLKTAENIDVVKGLPLERVMIETDSPYCEVKSTHAGIGHVKTVWPSKKKERYDQESIVKGRNEPCLVRQVLEVVAGCKGIEDINQLGNTLYHNTCRVFFPQDLDTAADALLAGSPTQPTK, encoded by the exons ATGGCGACTGTACGGATGATAG ATATAGCAGTCAACTTCACGG ATGGGATGTTCAAGGGAATCTATAATGGCAAGCAGTGCCATGCTCCCGACATTGTTACGGTCTTGAACAGAGCTTGGACTGCTGGCGTTGAGCGCATCATT GTGACTGGTGGATCGCTGGAGGAATCACGGGAAGCTCTTGCAATTGCAGAAACTGATG GGAGACTTTATTGTACGGTTGGAGTGCACCCAACCAGATGCAAG GAATTTGAAGATAGTGGGGATCCAGAAAACCATTTCCAGGCACTACTCTTGTTGGCTAAAGAGGGAAAACGAAAGGGAAAA GTGGTGGCAGTTGGTGAATGTGGATTAGACTATGACAGACTCCACTTTTGCCCTGCTGAGATTCAAAAGAA GTACTTTGAGAAGCAGTTTGAATTAGCATATGCGACGAAGCTCCCAATGTTTCTTCATATGCGTGCAGCTGCTGAAGACTTCTGCGAAATCGTCGAGAGAAACAAGGACAG GTTCTGTGCGGGGGTGGCGCATTCATTCACTGGGACTTCAGAAGAAC CAGGTGTCAATGGTTGTTCTCTGAAGACTGCAGAGAATATTGATGTTGTAAAGGGTCTGCCTTTGGAGAGAGTGATGATTGAAACAGATTCTCCCTATTGTGAAGTCAAGAGCACCCATGCAGGTATTGGTCATGTTAAGACCGTCTGGCCTTccaagaagaaagagaggTATGATCAGGAGAGCATAGTCAAAGGTCGGAATGAACCTTGTTTAGTTCG GCAAGTTCTTGAGGTGGTTGCTGGTTGTAAAGGTATCGAAGACATAAATCAACTCGGTAACACTTTGTACCATAACACATGCAG GGTTTTCTTTCCTCAAGACTTGGATACTGCAGCGGATGCTCTTCTAGCAGGAAGTCCAACCCAGCCAACCAAATGA